The following is a genomic window from Nicotiana tabacum cultivar K326 chromosome 3, ASM71507v2, whole genome shotgun sequence.
TATTATGTTACCAtttattcttctttcttttctactTTTAATTTGTTGGAGGGGGTTGGGAATGAGTACGTAAGTAACGTAAAAAGAAACTATATGTAAACGCATGAGTTTAGAATGAAGCAGACCGTCATATTGTGTGACTTTTGAGAAGAGGAGCAACACAAATGTAGACTTCCTTAGATGAAATATCTAAGTTTTAGTTTGTGCCTTTGTGTGTCTGTGTGTATGTTTATATACACAAAACTAGACCTGGACAGGCGAGTATATCTATTCGTTGGAGCGTTTACACATAAGAAAGAGAAATAAAGATAACCAAAAATAGCATTTTTAAATGTGATCCGTCCCACAATCATATTATCTTTCCTTTCTCACCCTTTTGTTTGACCCTAGGTTGCTAATTTTTAGAGACAAACCTTGTGCTATGAGGGGCCACAAaagtttcaagaaaataataagaaCTGGGTCATTGAGAAAGTACACTGAAGTTGCTGCTTTGATAGACTCCATTCATCTACTCAAGTCCTTGTTTGGGGGAAATATGTTTGCTATATATATGTAATAACACAAGAAACTCAGTTTAATCTTGATAATACAACCAATGGTGTATAAGGATGGGCATTAGGTGGCTATCGTGATAAGGGTTTTTAAATAAtagtatttcctttttcttttatataattCCATCAATATCATAGTATAAGTTTACGTGACTTTTCTTCCTAATTTATAACAaagactttttattttttattatatcaccactattttcttttcttatttgtcctTTGGGCTGAATGTCGTTTCTTAGTTTTCGCAGGGCACGAATAATAAGGCGTTGCTGAGACGAGCAAATTGGAATGGTTATAAGAATGTGTAGAAAATTCATGGAAATTGTAAGGTAGAATATATTAATCTGGGGTAGCTTTCTAAATATGTCAATCTTATATAAAATGCCACACTTACATAATATGGCCTACCTGATTGAGTATGAAAAAAGTTTTAACATATTTCAAAGGCTTGCAGTTGCTTCGTAGTTTACATGATCGGATACAGCTTTCATTGAATCTTTTTTTGTTCTTTAATTTTGGTCTCACAATTAATAGTAAACGAAGTAAAATAAAAGGATCTGCCATGTTGCTTGTTCTGTGTAAATAAAGCAAAAAGGGAAGGATAGCTTAAAATATATACCATACAAAAATTTTAGGGCTTCATAACCACGTGTCAGTTTAGGGTAATAGTTTTACTTTTTACAAGTTAGGGTGGCGGATGCCCACAAAGAAAAGGCATGTTAAAGAAATTTACATGCAAGTTTGTGGTGTAAAGTATGTAGTAAGCCATCTAACTGTTTATGTATGTCATGTACTAGTTCTTAGTATAGTACTATAATGGTACAAGATTTTCAAATTATCATATAATAGGCATATAACTCCAAAATTTCGGCCTACTTCTTTAGTTTAAGCCAAGCCGATTTGCGGCATGAAACAAGAAAAGAATGGCAGAACAATTGAATTTGATAAAACTTAGGACCAGCCTCAAGTGAAAACCATAGCGTTGGTGACTAGTACAATGCTCTTTACATTGAGTTGTCCATCAAGTATTTTGTCTCTTCATATAGGAGCACACAATAAAAATTCAGTTTCCCACTTTCCCATCAAACAGAGAAGCAAAACAGTCGTCAAGAACAAGCATTATTTCCTCAAGAAGAAAGTATTGAGAAGTCCAAGCTAGCAATCATGGCAGAGAAGGAAGGAGCAATTGTGAAAAGGGGGCATGAGGAAGGTTTGAAAATGGCGGTTTCTCTACTCGAAGAATTCAGACTCCCAACAGGGCTTCTCCCTCTTGCTGATGTGATTGAAGCGGGATTCGTGAAGAACACAGGTTATATGTGGATCCTGCAAAATAAAAAAGTTGAACACAAATTCAAGTTGATCAGCAAACTGGTAAGTTATGACACTGAAATAAATGGATACATTGACAAGAAGAGAATCAAGAAGCTTAAGGGAGTGAAGGCTAAGGAACTAATGCTATGGCCTCCAGTTAATGAGATCACTGTGGATGATCCCCCCACTGGCAAGATTCAGTTCAAGAGTCTCGCTGGCATCACCAAAACTTTCCCAGTTGAAGCTTTTGCTGCTGGCCAGTAAGCAGGAAAATGATGCCTATTTTCTGATTCGCGATATTTATGTTTGGATGTACTGTTTGCTTTTTTCTCGACACTTCTTTGATGGTCAGGTCCATTGGGAGCTAAATAAGAATTTAATCTTAGATGTATTTGGATCAAAAGAGTGATGGAAAAATACATTTCATATTTCTTTTTGCTCTGTTTTGCTTTGTGTTTTTTCCTTTTCGCTTTTGGTTCCTTTAACTAGTGCCATATTTAACCCTTTTCTATTCCactaaaaagaataaaaaggcaAGTGTGACTTGCGAGAGATCAAGACAGTCATTCAATACTTTATTGGCAATACAGATTCGTTAGTAAAAATGACTGCAAGAGAAGAGTCAAAATATGAatattacatgctatttgattcaCTAATTGATCTTTCAGCATGAAAATATTAAGTAGTCGGCAGATTAAAATAGAGAAGTGACCATCTTTGTTAGAAAAACACATTCAAAGAAACAAATGAGACTGTTAGCAACTCCATTAGGCTATAATTACTTGCGATTAACTTTACATCGAGTACCCCATCATCAATCAAAAACCGTCTGCTTTCTTCCAAATATTAAATAGCTATACCCTAATAATATGCAGGAAGACTGTAAGTTTTTAACCGATATACATAACCATTAACCACGCCTCAGTAGAAACCTGCAAATACTTAAAGTTGGCATTCATCTAATCGACTCTTGTGCAGCTGAAATGCGGGGTTAATCCATGCTCCACAATTGCACTGCATGCCTGCCCAATTGAAGTAACCGAGGCGTGCTTTGCAACCCAGGCACTGAAGCTTGTCTTGAACACAACCATCTTCAACTGTTAGATGAGTATGAGCTACATTAATAATTTGAAAGATGGAAAGCAATTTTTCATAGGAATAAAGGAACAGTTAGGAATGAGACTCGCCAACTTGCATCCACTTCATGGGCTCAACAAAAATAGAGGAGCATTGAGGTGCCTCCTGATCCCAGGGATTGTTGCTTCTCTTTTTCCACTTGAAGCATTTTTGGCCTTCTCCAGGTTCATGTGGAACAACTTGCTCTGCTGATGCAACAATCCTTCGACATTTCTTGCAGCGGTATATGACTTGTGGTTTTGCTTCAGTACTAACATCAGTGTTATTAGCTGCTTCCATGGGTACTAGGTTACTTTATCTGTTTACAGCCAATGGAAAGCACAGTGTAAGAGAAGATCATGGCAGAGCTGCCATGCTTATAAATCATTAGGAGAAACAAACTAATAGTATCTTGCATGTGCAGAATAATCATGATATAAAAGCATTGATTCATGAGTGCAATAAGACATGTAGCCCATTTTATGAAACACATAAAAATGCATGTATTAGCCAAACATCTTAAAAATCATGAAAGATATCTTTCAGCATACTGATGTTCCGTATCATAGGTGATATCACTTTGTCCATCATCTAATATTTCATAAGCCAACCTTGAAGCACAGAAGTTGCTACAGGTCAGCAATTTGACATGATCGGTTTGTATAACATATGAACATTAAGAAAATATAACAGAAAGCACTAGCACCATAATTAAAGTACGATAAAAGCGAAGGCAATAGAAGTACCATTATCAGAATAACCCaagaattaataaaaaaaaactcaTAAAAGGGCCAATTCCTTAATCAAAACTTGTACAGATTGTTTAATTGTAGTACTAATTCACCAGAGAGAAACTTAATCCCTAAGAGTAAAATCATGTTGCAAGAAAATCCATGAGCTTAGTCTGTATTGCAAATGAATATCCAAGTTAATCAGTCCTACGGATCTCTACACAAAGCGCACTGCTCAACTTGCCGATATAAAATATCCATCAAAGTATACCAAGAACTGCACTAACAGCGATAATAGGAGGGCATAGGTGCAATATAGACCCAAATATAACCAtcatccaaaaattaaaaatcagGTTCCGTGATTAGTTACAACCTGGCCCCTGATTGCAGAAAAAACTAGACAGGTCCTGCAATCAATCTATCAATCAAGCCTGCCTCAAAACTCAATCTCAAACCAGTTAAAGTCAGCTAAATGAATCTTCAATATATGTTTCGCAGTATCCGAGTCTATTTCATTCACATACTCAACATGTAAATTTCTCTAAAACTAGATGTCCCTAAATTTAACTCTCATCACACTCATCATTACACTAATATAAAAGTCTCGTACCTTCAACTATTGcgttaagaaaaaaagaaatactaTAGCAATGATCCAATAGACCAAAAGTATATGGTACACCTTTGTGGCAGGATTCTGAAACAGGTCCAAGTTAGATATCACAATGTCCTAAACTACACTTCAATTCCTTGTCATTAACTAATGTACAATTGTCTAAAAGTCGCAATAAAATTGACTCATGTGCATGGTTACATAATAAGCCTCCCAAAGAACCTTACAGAGAAACGGATTAAAATTGGTCGCAacaatttttacataaaaacACTTTTCTCCATTCATAGAAACACCTAGTTGGATAATTTTTCACATGAATTTGATGATGATCATAGAATCGAACACATACATATCATAATTTAACAAAAAAGACCTCGTAAGAACTCAGACGGGAAAAGAGATTAACATGAAAAAGAAATAGAACTTACAGTGATGATGTTTTTGCAGAAGAAAGAGAAGTGCAGGGATTTCGCCGGAGAGAAAGTGAAAAAAGAGCGAGTTTGTATCCATGAGAGAGTATATGGCGGTATTTGAAGTTGGGGTTAGAGTCCGATATCAATTGGGTTTAGGGTCTGAATTTGGGCTCAGAATTCCACGAGGCCCAATCTTGACATCGCACCATATCCAAATTTGACTCGTAGAAGGTTAACAAGTCAGATTTAACTTATATGCATTGATATATAACTTTTCTTACATTATtaatataattcaaaatattaGCTTTATGGATCTTTacaaatttgttttatttttatttttttgacccTGCCTCTTTTTTTACacagaaaaatattatttttacacGTAAGAGATATGTCCTTTACATATAAGAGATTTGAAATggtcattttcttaaatttaaaattataaatgaGCATGATGTACAAGTAGCACACTTCAAGTCCATACAAAAGTCTTGAGATCATTTGCTTACACGATTCACTTAATTTATTAGGTGAacatttttctctctctttttatatatatatttgtatcaGAACATCATTTATCTTTTGATATTTGCTTCAAAAAGTCACATTTCTTTCTTTTGTATCGGAAAAGTCACTTATCTTTTGCTATTTCACTTAAAAAGTCACTCAAGCCGGAAAGTAAGATATTCAACCAATTTTTCATAACGTGACACCTGattattaagaaaaaaatgagaaatattAAATTCAAACTCATTTTAACCAAAAACCTTCTATTTCACTCAATAGCCCATCTGTAAAATTCCTTTATATATTAAACAAATGCTCGAATTTCCCTTTATATTCTAAGCAAATCCTCATGTGACCAAAAACTAAAAATGATTTGGACATAATTGCTTaagtagagagagagagtttGCAAGCATCATCTGGGATGGTTTTAGATTTTTGGTAAATATCTTTCACAAGAAATATGAATTACAAAGTTCACTTTTACGTGACCTAATTTTGCACCATAAAGGATTTTCCTATTAGTTGCAAAATTCGGATATGAACCACAGCCATATGTATTCAAGCAACCAAAAAAATAATTACAGGTATCAAGCCTATAATTTTGGACTTTTGGACACTTGAGTTTAAGTTCAATTGagtttaaatgttaaaaactatTTACACAATGAACTCACTTGTAAATTCATTGTGAATAAATTTATATAATAAACATCAATTAGTAATCGATAATTTAACCTAGCATCACAATTTAGACTATACAAATAGTGTAAATAATCTTTACATTGTTAGTAGGACATAAATATATATCCAATCCGGCCGCttcttctctctctttattttcctttgttttccattttttcgTCCTCAGACGATTAATTGACAGGTGAAATAACATATGAAGTATTTATAACCATCTATTTACAATAAGTATTACGATGAGGTAATACGGAAGTCATTATGACAAATTAGTCCTGCCTTTATTATGCATCATATGAAAACGAAATGGCCGCCATTTCCATTTCGTGCACCTCATTTTCTGATGACCTAAGACTTGAGAGTCCCACATCAATTGTATATATTTCTTCTAGTCTAGGTAGTGTGCTATCAAGTCTCCTGATCAAAATATTATTCTTTATCAATCCTCTATTTCAGTATATAtgataatattttctttttagttcgttttaaaaaataaatttataggtttgaaaatattttaacttaaattttcaattcaccaacgagaaacttttataaccaaataaattttataaaatacttATGAtcacaacttttaaaaatattatagccacacaaatattatgtTAATATATGATCGtaagtttaaaattctttaatttttttctaaattCCATACCTAATCAAATATTGCctcataaattgaaatggagaaaatattttcatttaaaGAAAGATTCTCCTTTTCCTTAATACTATACTTTAAAAAATAGCTAAAGTTGTTGAATACCCGTTTAAATCTACACAATATAGTTGTCCTTAAAATAGTAatcgaaaaatatatatttttatatattaatatataatatacatataatatgtATTTTATACGTGattaatgtattttttatacACATTTAGTTAGCGGCAGTTAAAAACCCAACCTATATAAGCTAATCCTTTTCTGTTAATCAACGAACTAGGTAAATCTTAGCCTGTGGATCATAACGCAATAGAGTAAACACCATGCTAAGGAGACAGATAAAATAGCCACCATATACAACAAATCAAGCTATCCCACGAAGCCTGACGATTCAAATGAAGTTACCAAAAGTTTCTTCATATATAGTCAATAGCTTCCAAATATCCCGAACTTTCGGGGTCTACTTTTCGTACTGATGTTTGCTTCTATCAAGAGATTCCTTTTATTTCAATATTCTTACTTTTGAGGGGAAGAAGAGGACCAGCCTTACACGGATTCCATGATTAAGAGTGTTTTTTATTGGACTTTTGTGTAAAAGTTATCCAGTTTTGCAGACCAAAAGATTCTTAGGACTATTTGATTCCATAAAGAAGCATGCatattcttgatttttttttttcgtaTTTGTGGTATGTGttcatgaatatatatatataatacaatcACAATTGTCACTAAAACTCAAGAAAGAAATTGTAATAACCAATTTTGCTAACAAAAAGATTCTTAGAACTATTTGATTCCTAGAGAAGCATGAGTTTTTTATATTTGTTGTGTGTGCTCACGGATATATTCAATTCACCTACAATTGTCACTCAACGCTCAATTAAGAGATCCTCGTATGGAAGAAATTGTATACGTATATATGAAAATCATCTTTCAATATGGAGATTCCAATTTAGAGTTATAAAGCCAAGAAGCAAGAGGACAGGATCATGTTTGTTTCTACCCAACTTTGTGTTGGGATTTTTAAGTATATGATATGCTTAAAatagggtgaatggaaaatggagggaaatgaaaattttaagtgaaattttaagttttccccttggcaaagggacattgtcccatattggaagaggaagaggttttttatgggtatataagcaattgctcttcttctagctcttaaagagttgagaagaaggcaagcctcgcgccgccgTCGTCATCGCTTGACTCGGCTTCGAATTttgttaataataaaatattaacagaaatgttattaaatatttattttaataattgaatattaatattaaaataaatattaatattaaattcaATCTGTTTTTCAGTTGTGTAACTTAAAATTAAACTACCCtattcaattttccctctttattgttgagagttgcacctcttcagatttcagtccaatttggctataaatacaagactattctgctcagaatttcaatacaactttctgagtttctcctcctccttctgcatacttttaacatcaaacaaagcaacagtaagtgtgatttggtaccgaactttgtgttcgctgaaacactgaggtttgaagtaccactacaccagtgtgtaattcgttctatcctggaaggaaataatccacaaccttgggtactaggaggggattaaattccttaaggaaacactgtcaATTCAGTGAGCTAGGATTAAAATtctgtttatgttcatttatattttccagaattattttacaaatacaatttattaacaagcttaaggaatttaattctgTATTTTGTATTTGTACTTACTGTTTCTGGAGAGTAAAACCTTTGTGCTTTTGTACTctattggagattaaaatctacgtgattttaatgtttgtgtcattcttttacggAAATGACTAATGATAATGTGAACCAAGTTGTTCCAATGGTGACTGCCAATGCCTCAACGAGCCGAACAACACCGGCAGCATTGGCACCGGCGGagaaacccgaaaaattttccgggattgttTTCAAGCGCTGACAGCAAaaaatgttcttctacttgactactcTAAGTctccagaagttcatcaaggaagatgttcatgTGTTGTCTGATGAAACTCCAGAAACTGAACGCTTTatcgtgattgaggcgtggaagcattcagATTTTTtctgcaagaattatattctaagcGGGCTAGAGGATGCTTTGTATAACGTCTACAGTGGCGTGGAAACGTCAAAAGAACTGTGgactgcgcttgaaaagaaatacaaaatcgAAGATGTCGGGTTGAAGAAGTTCGTTGCTGCaaagtttttggactacaaaatggtagataaaAAGTCTATTATTATCCAAGTCCAGGAATTGAAGTGATATTCACGATCTCTTTGCTGAAGGTATAAATCAAATTAATATTGATGTTGAAAGAAGTAATCTTAGTATTTTTACTAACAGAAATTCATtaaaggtcttgtcatcaatgaagtaTTCCAAGTAGCAacgatgattgagaagttgcctcctttgtggaaggacttcaaaaactacttgaaacataAACACAAGGAGATGTCCCtcgaagatctcattgttcggttgagaatcgaagaggacaacaaaaCTGCTGAAAAAAAggccgtggaaactcaacaataatgggagaaaatattgttgaagagaacaaaaagagaaagaaggcctctggaccgaaatacaacccaagcaagaagcggttcagtggaaattgctacaattgtgaAAAAATcagacacaaatctacggagtgtcgtgctctgaagaaagacaagaagaagggtcaagcaaacatggttgaaaagcatgatgatgtcGATGACTTATGTGTTATGCTTTTCGAATGCAACTTGGTGGGCAATCCTAAagaatggtggattgattctggagccactcgccatgtttgtgctgttagagaagcttttgctacttatgctcctatTGGACCTGATGAGACGCTTGCTATGGGAAATGTTGCAAAggccaagattgaaggatgtgggaagatatttctcaaaatgacttccggcaaagtggtgactttgaacaacgtccttcatgttcccgagattaggaagaatttagtctctactggacttctatttaagaatggttttaaatgtgtatttgtatccgataaggttgtaataagtatgAACGAGATGTTTGTAGGAAAATGTTATCTCACCGAGGGccatttcaagctgaatgtaatggttgttgaaaataatactaaaatttcagcttcgtcttacttacttgagtcaaatgaattatgaCATATACATTTGGGttatgtcaattataaaaccttgtggaaaatgattaatttggaagtattgtctaagtttgaatgtgacaaatcaaaatgtcaagtaTGTGTAGAATCTAAGTATggtaaacatccttataagtcagttgaaaggaattcaaatcctttagacttaattcacacagatatttgtgacatgaagtcaatatcatctcgcggtggaaagaagtattacataacttttattgacgatagtactcgatattgatatgtttacttacttaatagtaaagataaagaaatagacgcattcaagcaatacaaaaatgaagttgaaatgcaacttaacaagaaaatcaaaatgataagaagtgattggggtggtgaatatgaatctccttttgaacaaatacgtttagaatatggaattattcatcaaacaatggctctttacccgccccaatccaatgggattgcagaaagaaagaatcgttcattaaaggagatgatgaacgcattattGATAAGTTCTGGGTTGCCatagaacttgtggggggaagccattcttacgactagccgaatactaaatcaagtatgaaaaatggaaaggaaggaagcccaacttgaatatttttaaagtgtaggggtgtttggcaaaagtgcaagttcctagacctaaaagggtaaaaataggaccgaaaaacGTTGATTGTGTTTCCATAAGATATGcgactaatagtaaagcatatcgatttctggttcataaatcagaaaatcccgacattcataataatatggttatagaatcagataatggtgagttatttgaaaatatatatccgtataaaaaggaatatgAGTCGATTGGGaggatctaaatgacctcgggaaaaaataaaagaaagtacacTTAATGAAGAGGATCCAAGATGTAGTAAAcatcaaagaacgtctactttatttggaccatattttatgacattcttattggaaaatgagcctcaaatatttaaagaagctatgtcttcttcgaaatcattgttttggaaagaggtagtaaatagtgaaatagaatccatactgaacaaccatacatgagaattggttgatcttcctcctggaaataaactattgggttctaaatggatctttaagagaaaaatgaaagatgatggcactattgacaaattcaaggcaagacttgtggtcaaagggtatagacaacgagaaggtcttgactatttcgatacatactctccagttacaagaattacgtccatatgAACGTTAGTAGCGttagctgcagtttatggtcttaaaattcatcaaatggatgtttaGACatccttcttaaatggagagttggaggaagaaatttacatggaacaacctgaaaagtttgtggttccaggtatagaaaagaaggtatgtagacttgttaagtccctttacggactaaaacaaacacccaaataatggcatgcaaaatttgactaaacaatgttgtcaaatgattttaaaataaatgaatgtgataaatgtgtatgcattaaaaatgttccaaatcacatagtcattattttcttatatgtggatgatatgctgataatgagtaatgatatTGCCAACACAAATGCGACTAAGCTCATgataactagcaagtttgatatgaaagacctgggagttgctgatttaattctgggaatcaagatccataagacttctcaaggtctggcattgtcacaatctcattatattaagatagtacttgaaaaattcaagcacttgggctttaaagttgcaaagactctaATTTATGTGAATATTACATTAGCAAataacaaaggccaaagcatataacgATTGGTTATGCTTATGTGTTGGgttgcttaatgtacatcatgaattgtacacaaaagtaaattgagtcgatatacgagcaatccaggtcaatctcattggatggccaTGAAACAagttttggggtatttagtacATACCTaggactttgctttgcactacaataaatatcTCGCGGTCATTGAGGGATACCGTGATGCAAATTTGATCACCGGATCAACTGATtccaagtccacaagtggatatgtattcactattggtggaggagcggtatcttgaaagttttccaaacaaacttgtattgcccgctctacaatggaggctgaattcataccttagataaagccggtaaagaagctgaatggctccagaatttcttggaagatattccattttggccaaaccgttggcaccaatatgcatacattgcgatagtcaagcggcaattggaagggctgtgagcgttatgtataacggtaaatctcttCATATGCGACGAAAACATAAAAccattaggcaattactctctacaGGAATTATCATGATTGATTAtataaagtcaagtgataatgtgtcggatccacttacaaaaggcctaactagagaggtagttgaaaaatcatcaaggggaatgggactgtggccgagaacaagtcatagtggcaataactctacctagaagactagaGATCCCAATATCTAGATTCAAGGAGAtaaaacaaagtcattaatgacggttcaacattgtcaactaaattTTTGGtctattctcgtgatgagacactgtccagtaccaaggataaagcattaaggctttttaatgatttctaaatttgatacggggtatatcaaatagtgtatctacgggatgacacgtttacgaatcacctatgtaagtgtgaagtgttaaacgcttcaaggagaactttgttaggctagttctctacgcacttatgaaaccaggcggtgttcatggctgaaacaaacacaacaatgagaaccaaagacggttaagggttggttgtgttacttatggttgtctaggtatacgcCAAAGtgcgacggttcaaagatatcaaaactaccgattgaccgagtatatctgacataagttcactacggaaagatCAAAGGGAAAcatacttatccagatgcaattaatcgtTGCTTGAGAATCACATAGTTTTTCATGTATATTTCCGTGATAtaccattccccattcatgtgggagattgttgggatttTTAAGTATATGATATGCTTAAAatagggtgaatggaaaatggagggaaataaaatttttaagtgaaattttaagtttcccccattggcaaagggacattgtcccatattggaagaggaagagatttttACGGGTATATAAGCAaatgctcttcttctagctcttaaagagttgagaagaaggcaagcctcgcgtcgtcatcgtcgctcgctcgctcggctcggctttggCTTCAGATtcagatttggtcaaatgatcgattaattttttggaccaaatttatttgttaatagtaaaatattaacagaaatgttattaaatatttattttaataactGAATATtaatagtaaaataaatattaatattaaatccaatccgtttttcacttgtgtaactgaaaattaaattaccctcttcaatttttcctctttattttccctctttattgttgagtaa
Proteins encoded in this region:
- the LOC107779197 gene encoding uncharacterized protein LOC107779197 codes for the protein MAEKEGAIVKRGHEEGLKMAVSLLEEFRLPTGLLPLADVIEAGFVKNTGYMWILQNKKVEHKFKLISKLVSYDTEINGYIDKKRIKKLKGVKAKELMLWPPVNEITVDDPPTGKIQFKSLAGITKTFPVEAFAAGQ